AGGGGGGGACCATAAAATAAGCTTTGCAGCTTGGGGACTTGCTAGGTTAATTTGCTAGCTAGGGTTACTATAATGTTTATGTTCACCAAGCCATGTTCTCAAATTTAGCTGGCAAAGAAGACGCTGCTGATCAACGAATAGAGTTTTCGTTTCTTTTGTTcgtgttgttttttcttccaaaattataattaggttACTTAATAATTGGAGAGTATATGAAGACAACCCTTTAAGTTgtatcatgttatattttctcaGATTCAATTGGTAAAGTAAGTTGTTTTGGTTATGatagtttttataataacaaagagatcaattctaaatttaattttaaaatctcgaGAATCATGGATTCATAATTTGATGATGGCTATttcgataatattttatctataaacACTAtggaattatttatttacagaTATCGAGAAACATGACTCACCGTTCAAttcaaaaatagattaaaaaaatcagtgatTCATTCAAAAAATGATTATCTATAAAGACTATAAGAatgtttctaatttaatttaattttttatgatattaacaatttattatttaatttttgttggtttaaACCGTATCtatgaattaataatatatatgactATATTAAAAAGACAACATGGGTATGTAGCATCAATATGTTGTGTATCACATGGTATGTGATGCATGGCCATGTGCTTATTTAGCGATACACATGTGTTTATGCATCTATATACACATGAGAGtttgcaaagaaaagaagaaattcatAAGCAAACCAAAAAGAAATGGAGGAGGAGCAAGATAAATTGTTGCCTATTGCCAACGTGGGTCGGATTATGAAGCAAATCCTGCCCCCAACTGCCAAGATTTCCAAAGAAGCAAAACAAACAATGCAAGAATGTGCAACGGAATTTATAAGTTTCGTAACCGGTGAGGCATCCGACAAGTGTCATAAGGAGAATCGCAAGACAGTGAACGGAGATGACATCTGTTGGGCTCTAGGTTCTCTAGGGTTTGATGACTATGCCGAGGCTATAGTAAGGTACTTGCATAGATATAGAGAAGTTGAAAGGGAGAGATCAGCTAATCAACACAAAGCTTCTGGCACTGAACAAGACATTGAAGAATCCAACCATATAAGTTTCCAACCACAGCAGCAAATTGAAGCTCCTAACGGAATAGAATTTAGGATTCTTGATAAGGGCAACGGCAGCTCTTTCACAAATCCATCCTGAGAAATATTGCTCAGTTTTCTTTATGAATATTGAAGATAACGAggtagaagaagatgaagatactgatgaacaaaaaagataaaggaaTTTGGAGATTTGCCTGCTTGATAAAGATTTGGATCTCTTGACAAAATGCAATAGTTGAAGTTCTTGACTTGCAAAAGCTTTGACTCACTCTTGTGTGAATTCATGAGTAACTCCTCTGAGGTATAATGTTTAATCTTTGTCATGAGTTTAGGGtttctttcttatttcctcaaggaGAAAAATCTGTAAAATTTTAGCTATATTATGCTTTAGATGGCATACTCCACTTAATTACCATAGATTTTGCTTCTAGTATTAATTTTCACATAATCTCTTAGCTTGATGCATGTGATGGTGATTGCTGAATACACTCAAACCATTTACAAGTTGGCTTGTTCATAAGTACTGTACATCTAATTAGATTTTAGAAATCAGGACTATAAGGCTAATCAAACtataataaactattttttgttgcttttgagtAAGAACACCTCTAATTTTCTGTTCATTGATTTCAGATACGAAGGTGAGTACTTCAGATTGcagtaaaaaaattgttttcagtGAATATATAATGGAagctaattttctttttaactccTACCattaatcaaaatgaaattatgtttcttctttgttcttAATTTATAGCATCAGTCCAGCGTTCTCCTCCTTTCCCACTCTCTCACAGACACATCCACACCCACATCTATCTGTTTGTTGTGCATGGGTGAAGAACAGTGCTGTTCTTGTTTATAGCTTGTGTATTATGTCACTCGGTACTGGTTTTATTACTAGTATACCTTGATTATACATGATTATACATATACATGACACAAAGCCAGCCAAAAATTCAAGCACTGCCTTGAACCAAACAGTACTAGTTTTGTGCACATTAACAGATGGAGAAGTAAGCTCAGTGACTGATAGTTTAGCTATAAGTGCCATTTGCAGATC
This window of the Populus trichocarpa isolate Nisqually-1 chromosome 13, P.trichocarpa_v4.1, whole genome shotgun sequence genome carries:
- the LOC7473276 gene encoding nuclear transcription factor Y subunit B-4; its protein translation is MEEEQDKLLPIANVGRIMKQILPPTAKISKEAKQTMQECATEFISFVTGEASDKCHKENRKTVNGDDICWALGSLGFDDYAEAIVRYLHRYREVERERSANQHKASGTEQDIEESNHISFQPQQQIEAPNGIEFRILDKGNGSSFTNPS